One Acropora palmata chromosome 2, jaAcrPala1.3, whole genome shotgun sequence genomic window carries:
- the LOC141873313 gene encoding phosphoserine aminotransferase-like isoform X1, translating to MAETEKRILNFAPGPAKIPEEVLAQAQKEMVNYEGLGISVMEMSHRSAHFAKIVNEAESDLRELLGIPDNYKVLFLQGGGTGEFAAVPLNLAREGKSADYIITGAWSAKAAKEAEKFTKVKPVFKKLDKYDRIPPQSEWNLDPNASYMYYCANETVHGVEFDFVPETNGIPLVCDMSSTFLSRPVDVSKFGLIYAGAQKNIGCAGVTVVIVRDDLISNPSPQCPIVFDYKVQAGNNSMYNTPPTFNIYIMGLVFKWIKRVGGVEEMDRRNDIKSNLLYDLIDSSNGFYCGTVEKKSRSRMNAPLRIASPSGDQELEKTFIEEAAAKNMIQLKGHRSVGGIRVSMYNAIKPEDVNTLVDFMKDFRQRHQKQ from the exons aTGGCTGAAACAGAGAAACGGATTCTTAATTTCGCCCCTGGGCCAGCGAAGATTCCTGAAGAA gTATTAGCCCAAGCTCAGAAGGAGATGGTGAACTATGAAGGTCTTGGAATCAGTGTCATGG aAATGAGCCATAGATCAGCACACTTTGCAAAAATTGTAAACGAGGCAGAGAGTGACCTCAGAGAGCTTCT TGGTATTCCAGACAACTATAAGGTTCTATTTTTACAAGGAGGCGGGACAGGAGAGTTTGCGGCAGTGCCGTTAAACTTAGCCAGAG aggGAAAATCCGCAGATTACATTATCACCGGAGCCTGGTCGGCAAAAGCAGCAAAAGAG GCAGAGAAGTTCACTAAAGTAAAGCCTGTTTTCAAGAAGCTGGACAAATATGACA GAATTCCTCCACAGAGCGAATGGAATTTAGATCCAAATGCTTCATATATGTATTACTGTGCCAACGAGACAGTTCATG GTGTGGAGTTTGATTTTGTCCCAGAGACAAATGGCATTCCTCTTGTTTGTGATATGTCTTCAACATTCTTGTCAAGACCTGTCGATGTCAGCAAA TTTGGTCTGATATATGCTGGAGCTCAAAAGAATATTGGCTGTGCGGGTGTTACTGTGGTAATTG TGCGTGATGATCTTATTAGCAACCCTTCACCACAATGTCCAATTGTTTTTGACTACAAG gtTCAAGCTGGCAATAATTCTATGTATAATACTCCTCCAACATTCAATATCTACATAATGGGACTTGTCTTCAAATGGATTAAAAGAGTCGGAGGAGTTGAAG AAATGGACCGAAGAAACGACATCAAGTCAAACCTCTTGTACGATCTTATAGACTCATCCAATGGTTTCTACTG CGGAACAGTGGAAAAGAAGAGCCGTTCCAGAATGAATGCTCCTCTAAGAATTGCTAGCCCAAGTGGAGACCAGGAACTTGAGAAAACATTCATTGAAGAGGCTGCGGCCAAAAACATGATTCAGCTGAAAGGCCACAG GTCGGTTGGTGGGATAAGAGTATCGATGTACAACGCTATTAAACCTGAAGATGTCAACACTCTAGTGGATTTCATGAAGGACTTCAGACAAAGACACCAAAAGCAGTGA
- the LOC141874186 gene encoding uncharacterized protein LOC141874186, translating to MRFGLCKKCPSKGLNCVDESVSLKQGYYWQWDSELNKRAYDAFAQNLKIENDSYWRNTSSYNGTLPKPYRCPRKKSCEGGLESKCAKGYTGPLCEVCEGNYYKRVLACQLCPSGIWVIVQLSLLGVAVLVLIIILIWSGRRRKSNDNTGKRPMVDILLARLKIVIGFYQVTSGIIEGFAYIKWPSSLAVIGDYTEVIQLNILSFVPLHCLFPSWKQNAVSKMYLMLGSNASMILFAVVSFWIRKLFLLRNVNKEQFSKRRIKLSTTKEFLYRSVFLFLFITYPSTCSAILRILPLACHKVCTERSCTQYLKVDYSITCEGDEYNFVKLFAFAASSYIVVLPGLVFLALWRRRRQHLSRLRKLRDVKQKEETNPVDPEFGKHGGTEDTCDDTDTEDTCDDDEGNEDNAREDEPNSESELLSGMSFLYENYNEDAWYWELVEVIRKLLLTCGIILIGRESRTYVGLASICSGLFVVAFAFRKPIRDDFEDKLQLTSLLVIFLNFGIGVILKIPK from the exons TCAGTCTCACTAAAACAGGGTTATTACTGGCAATGGGACTCAGAATTAAATAAGCGCGCATACGATGCTTTCGCTCAAAACCTAAAGATAGAAAATGACTCTTACTGGAGAAATACATCATCGTACAACGGCACTCTTCCCAAGCCTTACCGTTGTCCACGGAAGAAATCATGCGAGGGAGGACTAGAATCTAAGTGCGCTAAAGGCTACACAGGACCGCTATGTGAGGTGTGTGAGGGAAACTATTACAAAAGAGTCCTCGCCTGCCAGCTCTGTCCATCAGGCATTTGGGTCATTGTGCAGCTTTCTCTATTGGGTGTGGCTGTTTTAGTCCTGATTATCATCTTAATTTGGTCTGGAAGGAGGAGAAAAAGCAACGACAATACCGGAAAACGTCCGATGGTCGATATTCTCTTAGCCAGGTTGAAAATTGTTATTGGGTTCTATCAGGTGACATCTGGAATAATCGAAGGGTTTGCTTATATTAAATGGCCGTCGTCCTTAGCTGTTATTGGTGATTATACTGAAGTGATTCAGCTGAACATCTTGTCATTTGTACCACTTCATTGTCTCTTCCCCTCATGGAAGCAAAACGCAGTTAGCAAGATGTACCTTATGTTGGGAAGCAATGCGAGTATGATTTTATTCGCGGTCGTCAGTTTCTGGATTAGGAAACTCTTTCTTTTGAGGAACGTCAATAAGGAACAATTCTCAAAAAGGAGAATTAAGTTATCCACAACCAAGGAGTTCCTGTACCGCagtgtgtttttgtttctgtttattACCTATCCAAGCACTTGTTCTGCTATTCTAAGGATCCTACCGTTGGCTTGTCACAAGGTCTGTACCGAACGTTCATGCACACAGTATCTTAAGGTCGATTATAGCATTACGTGTGAAGGTGATGAGTACAATTTTGTCAAACTCTTCGCTTTTGCTGCCTCGTCATATATCGTGGTGCTTCCTGGGTTAGTGTTTTTGGCCTTATGGCGTCGCAGAAGACAGCACCTCTCACGCTTGCGCAAGCTTCGTGATGtcaaacaaaaggaagaaacCAACCCTGTTGATCCTGAGTTTGGGAAGCATGGTGGTACTGAAGATACCTGCGATGATACTGATACTGAAGATACCTGCGATGACGATGAAGGAAATGAAGATAATGCAAGGGAAG ATGAGCCCAACAGTGAATCTGAGCTCTTATCAGGAATGAGCTTTCTTTACGAGAACTACAATGAAGATGCATGGTATTGGGAACTGGTGGAAGTCATAAGGAAGCTGTTGTTGACATGCGGGATCATCctgattggtcgagagagCAGGACGTATGTTGGTCTGGCTTCTATTTGTTCTGGATTGTTCGTTGTTGCGTTTGCCTTCCGTAAACCAATCAGAGATGACTTTGAAGACAAGCTACAGCTGACGTCACTGCTTGTGATATTTCTTAACTTCGGTATTGGAGTAATACTGAAGATTCCCAAATAA
- the LOC141873313 gene encoding phosphoserine aminotransferase-like isoform X2, translating to MVNYEGLGISVMEMSHRSAHFAKIVNEAESDLRELLGIPDNYKVLFLQGGGTGEFAAVPLNLAREGKSADYIITGAWSAKAAKEAEKFTKVKPVFKKLDKYDRIPPQSEWNLDPNASYMYYCANETVHGVEFDFVPETNGIPLVCDMSSTFLSRPVDVSKFGLIYAGAQKNIGCAGVTVVIVRDDLISNPSPQCPIVFDYKVQAGNNSMYNTPPTFNIYIMGLVFKWIKRVGGVEEMDRRNDIKSNLLYDLIDSSNGFYCGTVEKKSRSRMNAPLRIASPSGDQELEKTFIEEAAAKNMIQLKGHRSVGGIRVSMYNAIKPEDVNTLVDFMKDFRQRHQKQ from the exons ATGGTGAACTATGAAGGTCTTGGAATCAGTGTCATGG aAATGAGCCATAGATCAGCACACTTTGCAAAAATTGTAAACGAGGCAGAGAGTGACCTCAGAGAGCTTCT TGGTATTCCAGACAACTATAAGGTTCTATTTTTACAAGGAGGCGGGACAGGAGAGTTTGCGGCAGTGCCGTTAAACTTAGCCAGAG aggGAAAATCCGCAGATTACATTATCACCGGAGCCTGGTCGGCAAAAGCAGCAAAAGAG GCAGAGAAGTTCACTAAAGTAAAGCCTGTTTTCAAGAAGCTGGACAAATATGACA GAATTCCTCCACAGAGCGAATGGAATTTAGATCCAAATGCTTCATATATGTATTACTGTGCCAACGAGACAGTTCATG GTGTGGAGTTTGATTTTGTCCCAGAGACAAATGGCATTCCTCTTGTTTGTGATATGTCTTCAACATTCTTGTCAAGACCTGTCGATGTCAGCAAA TTTGGTCTGATATATGCTGGAGCTCAAAAGAATATTGGCTGTGCGGGTGTTACTGTGGTAATTG TGCGTGATGATCTTATTAGCAACCCTTCACCACAATGTCCAATTGTTTTTGACTACAAG gtTCAAGCTGGCAATAATTCTATGTATAATACTCCTCCAACATTCAATATCTACATAATGGGACTTGTCTTCAAATGGATTAAAAGAGTCGGAGGAGTTGAAG AAATGGACCGAAGAAACGACATCAAGTCAAACCTCTTGTACGATCTTATAGACTCATCCAATGGTTTCTACTG CGGAACAGTGGAAAAGAAGAGCCGTTCCAGAATGAATGCTCCTCTAAGAATTGCTAGCCCAAGTGGAGACCAGGAACTTGAGAAAACATTCATTGAAGAGGCTGCGGCCAAAAACATGATTCAGCTGAAAGGCCACAG GTCGGTTGGTGGGATAAGAGTATCGATGTACAACGCTATTAAACCTGAAGATGTCAACACTCTAGTGGATTTCATGAAGGACTTCAGACAAAGACACCAAAAGCAGTGA